From the genome of Nitrospirota bacterium:
TCGCTCTCGCGCGCCAAGCGGCTTGCGTTTTACCAGCGGTTCACGGGCCGGACCTTGCCCGTCCTCTTCGAGGCCAGGGAACCTGCCGGGCTCTGGACCGGCTGGACCGGCAACTATCTGCGCGTCGGCGTACGGAGCGACCGGGCACTGAGAAAACAGATCGAGCCGGTCGTCGTCACCGGCGCGATGGACGGGCTGGCCGTAGGACACCTGAGCGGGACCGGAGGTTCGGCATGATCGCGCGCGGGCCGGCGGCCTATCAGGTCCATATCGAGACCTTCGGCTGCCAGATGAACGAGTACGACACGGAACTGGTCCGCTCCCTGCTCAAGGCCAAGGGCTTTGCCTTCACCGAGGATCGGGAACGGGCCGACGTGGTCCTCATGAATACCTGCGCCATCCGCGAGAACGCGCACAACAAGGTCTATGGGCATCTGGCGACGCTCAAGACCATCAAGAAGCAGCGGAACCTCGTCGTCGGCGTCCTGGGCTGCATGGCCCAAAACCTGAAACAGGAATTGATGGAGCAGGCATCCATCGTGGACGTGCTGGCGGGGCCGGACGCCTATCGCAAACTGCCGGACCTGCTCACCCGGGCCATCGAGGCGCAGGAGCAGGGCCTCACCGCGAAGGGCCTTGCTGTCGACCTCTCCGAGTACGAGACCTACGAAGACATCCTACCGCAGCGGGCCGAGGGCCTCAACGCCTGGATCGCCGTCATGCGGGGCTGCGACAACTTCTGCACCTTCTGCGTGGTGCCCTATACCAGGGGCCGGGAACGTTCGCGGGACCCGCAAGGGATCATCCGCGAGGCCGAACACCTGGCGGCCCACGGCCACAAGCAAGTCACGCTCCTGGGACAGAACGTCAACTCTTACCGGCATGACGGATGGGATTTCGCGCGGCTGCTCACGGCCGTCGCGGAGGTGCCCGGGATCGCCAGGGTCCGCTTCACCTCCCCCCACCCGAAGGACTTTCCCCCGGCCTTGTTGGACGCGGTCGCGGACCATCCGAAGATCTGCAAGCACATTCACCTGCCCCTGCAATCGGGCAACGACCGTATCCTGCACCTGATGGACCGGACCTACAGCCGCAAGGAATATCTGGCCCTGGTGGAGGAGATCCGACGCCGGAACCAAAACATCGCGCTGACCACGGATGTCATCTGCGGGTTTCCCGGCGAGACCGAGGAGGAATTCCTCGACACGTATCGGACGGTGCAGGAGGTTGGCTATCACCAGGTCTTCGTCTTTGTATACTCCGAGCGCAAGAACACGATCGCAGGCAGAAAATACCCGGACGATGTCCCGGATGCGATCAAATCCGACCGCGCCACCAGGCTTGTGGAAAGGCAAAAGCTCATTGCGCTTCGGAAGAACCAAGACCTGATCGGCTCAATCGTCGAGGTCCTCGTCGAAGGCGACGCGAAGAAAGCTTCCACCCAATGGATGGGCCATACGGACTCCAACGTGACGGTCGTCTGGGGAAAGCAGGGGGCCCACGCCCGCCTCGGCGACCTCGTACCGATTCGCATCACCGATGCCTCCGTGACCACCCTCTATGGCCACGAGCTTTCGGCCCGTTCTTAGTTTCACACAACCGTCCGCATGGAGACCCCGCGCCAATTTAGGCGGGCAGAGGACAAACTTTGCTCCTGCCACAGGCCGGACGCTTGGCAGACCAAAGCCCAAGCCATAATTTTTCCAATGAATTACCATGCCCGCGCCTCCTGCGGGAGCTGGCATCCTGTTTGCTTTTTCACAGGGCGGCGTCTTCCTGGCGAGGGAACCGGCATGAGCGTCGAACGGATCATCTCGGTGGGGCTGCTGGGCTGGCTGGTCGTCGGCATCGTCCTGATGGGCCTGGACATTTGGTAGCCGGGGCCGCCGCACCGATGCAGGGTCGGGACGGCCTGAGTCAGGTGCTCGTCGAGAGGAGCGTCTCCCGCACCTTGCTGAGCAGCACCGAGGGCGTGAACGGCTTTTGCAGGAACACGTTTCCCTTGCCCGACAGGCCATGAGCCAACACATCTTCGCCGGCATAGCCCGACATAAAAAGAATCTTCATGTCCGGTCGGAGGGGTAACAGGCGGCGCACCACCTCCGGCCCGCTCATCAGGGGCATGACCACATCGGTCAGCAATAGGTGAATCGTCCCTTCGTGTTGCTGCGCGAGACGGACGGCTTCGTTGCCTCCGCGAGCTTCCAAGACCCGATATCCGTTCTGGTCGAGAACGGATCGGACCATATTGCGAACGATGTCTTCGTCTTCCACCAACAACACCGTCCCTGTCCCTGCGGTGACCTCCGGCGCCTGTATGCCCTGAACGTCTCCGGCCGCCTCTTCCACGAAGGGCAGGTAGATCGTGAACTTCGTGCCGCGGCGAGGTTCGCTCTGCACCTCAAGACACCCGCCGCTCTGGATGACGATTCCGTACACGGTAGAGAGTCCCAGACCCGTTCCCTTCCCGGTCTCCTTGGTCGTAAAGAACGGCTCGAAGATCCGCTCCAAGGTCCCCGCATCCATCCCGCAACCGGTGTCGGCAACCTCGACCATCACGTACGGGCCAGGCTGCACGGAGCCATGCCGATTCGGTCCGATCCGACCGGCCTGGACGTTGGCCGTTTCGATCGTCAAGCGTCCGCCCTGGGGCATGGCGTCCCGCGCGTTGAGCACCACGTTCATGAGAACCTGTTGCACCTGTCCCGGATCGGCCTTGACTTGTCCCAAGGCAGGAGCCAGCCGCGTGCCCAATTCGATGTGCTCGCCGATCAGACGACGGAGCAGCCGCTCAAGATCGGCCACCACCAGGTTCAAATCCAGCACTTTGGGTTGCAGGACCTGGCGACGACCGAAGGCCAGCAACTGACGGGTCAAGGCCGCGGCCCGGTCCCCGGCTTTTTTGATCTCCCCCATGTCGGATCGCAGCGGATCCTGTTCGCCGATCCGTTCCAGGGCCAGGTCGCAATATCCGAGAATACCGGTCAGCAGGTTATTGAAGTCGTGGGCGACGCCCCCGGCAAGCTGCCCGACCGCCTCCATTTTTTGCGACTGACGGAGCTGCTCTTCCAAATGCTTGCGGTCGGTGATGTCTTCCGAGAGGCCCAACAAATACCTGGGGCGCCCCTCCTGATCCAGGATCGGAACTTTCAGCGTGCGCAGATACCGCAGCCCCTTGTGCCGGGTCTGGATCGGCTCCTCCGGTATTTCGAGCAACCGTCCGCTGGCCAACACTTCCCGATCCTTGGCGGTAAAGAAATCGGCTTCGTCTTTGGGAAAGAAGTCATAGTCGTTCTTGCCGATCATCTCCTCCCGCTTGTACCCCACCAGTTCCTCGCCGGCTTTGTTGAACAGCACGAAGCGGAGATCCTGGGCATCCTTGACGAAGAACATGTTGGGGCTGTGTTCGACGATGGAGCCGAGCAGCGCCTGCACACGCCCCGCCTCCGCTTCAGCTTTTTTACGGGCGGTAATATCGCGGATGGCGGCCAGGCGGGCCTTTCGTCCCTGATATTCGTAGGTCCGGCTAATGACCTCGCAAAACAAAAGGGTGCCGTCTTTACGGACTTTCACCGCCTCATACGGGGCTTCCAGCGCTTCGCGGACGCTCTCACTAACCAGTGTCCTCGATTCGGGCGCCACAAAGTCGAGCACATGCTTCCCGATGACTTCGGGAACCGTATAGCCGAACATCTTGGCGTAGGCTTCGTTGGCTTCAAGTATCACTCCGTTCTCATGGATCGCGATCGCATCGAAGGTCGCTTCGATGATATTCCGGTAGCGGCTTTGAGTTTCCCGCAACCTGTCTTCCGCCAGCTTGCGTCCGGTGATATCTTGGATCTGGCCAATAAAATGGACGGGCTGCCCCTGCGCATCCTGCACCAGCGACACGCTCAGGAGAATCCAGACGATGTGCCCTCCCTTATGGAAATACCGTTTCTCCATCTGATACGAACGAATCTCCCCGGCCAACATCTGACGCACATGCGCAAGGTCGCGCTCGAGGTCCTCGGGGTGCGTAATGTCCTGGAACGTCGTCTGCGTCAATTCTTCC
Proteins encoded in this window:
- a CDS encoding PAS domain S-box protein, giving the protein MPELERQYQLLFDQNPQPMCVFDMETLAFLAVNDAAVAHYGYSREEFLGMTVLDIRPPEDVPALLAYFSKTPVGLVEAGEWRHRKKDGTIIDVAITATRLQLQGRRVTVASIQDVTERKRAEEALRFSIQQFTSAFEHAAIGMALVSPTGRFLKVNRSLCEITGYSAEELTQTTFQDITHPEDLERDLAHVRQMLAGEIRSYQMEKRYFHKGGHIVWILLSVSLVQDAQGQPVHFIGQIQDITGRKLAEDRLRETQSRYRNIIEATFDAIAIHENGVILEANEAYAKMFGYTVPEVIGKHVLDFVAPESRTLVSESVREALEAPYEAVKVRKDGTLLFCEVISRTYEYQGRKARLAAIRDITARKKAEAEAGRVQALLGSIVEHSPNMFFVKDAQDLRFVLFNKAGEELVGYKREEMIGKNDYDFFPKDEADFFTAKDREVLASGRLLEIPEEPIQTRHKGLRYLRTLKVPILDQEGRPRYLLGLSEDITDRKHLEEQLRQSQKMEAVGQLAGGVAHDFNNLLTGILGYCDLALERIGEQDPLRSDMGEIKKAGDRAAALTRQLLAFGRRQVLQPKVLDLNLVVADLERLLRRLIGEHIELGTRLAPALGQVKADPGQVQQVLMNVVLNARDAMPQGGRLTIETANVQAGRIGPNRHGSVQPGPYVMVEVADTGCGMDAGTLERIFEPFFTTKETGKGTGLGLSTVYGIVIQSGGCLEVQSEPRRGTKFTIYLPFVEEAAGDVQGIQAPEVTAGTGTVLLVEDEDIVRNMVRSVLDQNGYRVLEARGGNEAVRLAQQHEGTIHLLLTDVVMPLMSGPEVVRRLLPLRPDMKILFMSGYAGEDVLAHGLSGKGNVFLQKPFTPSVLLSKVRETLLSTST
- the miaB gene encoding tRNA (N6-isopentenyl adenosine(37)-C2)-methylthiotransferase MiaB produces the protein MIARGPAAYQVHIETFGCQMNEYDTELVRSLLKAKGFAFTEDRERADVVLMNTCAIRENAHNKVYGHLATLKTIKKQRNLVVGVLGCMAQNLKQELMEQASIVDVLAGPDAYRKLPDLLTRAIEAQEQGLTAKGLAVDLSEYETYEDILPQRAEGLNAWIAVMRGCDNFCTFCVVPYTRGRERSRDPQGIIREAEHLAAHGHKQVTLLGQNVNSYRHDGWDFARLLTAVAEVPGIARVRFTSPHPKDFPPALLDAVADHPKICKHIHLPLQSGNDRILHLMDRTYSRKEYLALVEEIRRRNQNIALTTDVICGFPGETEEEFLDTYRTVQEVGYHQVFVFVYSERKNTIAGRKYPDDVPDAIKSDRATRLVERQKLIALRKNQDLIGSIVEVLVEGDAKKASTQWMGHTDSNVTVVWGKQGAHARLGDLVPIRITDASVTTLYGHELSARS